The Amblyomma americanum isolate KBUSLIRL-KWMA chromosome 11, ASM5285725v1, whole genome shotgun sequence genome includes the window CAAAAAACATAAGGCCACTTGGCCAACAGTGCGCATTCAGCCCACTGATGGGCCTACACAGGAATGCCGTGGCAGTTCAAGTGACTGCGAGTGAATGACCACTCACGTGCCCAGCCGGTGGCCCTGTCCCACGAAGGGGGCCACCTTGGCCCTGGCAGGTGCCGTGAACTGCTCGTGCCGGTGGTCCTCCATGTTCAGGTTCACCTCGGCCCCGTCTGCCTCCTGTAGCAGCTGACGAGGGATCTCCCTGCATCATCGGCAATGCAGTTTACATTACACTGGTTGCTATTCCTGGCCAAAGCAGGTCCCTGCGTAACGTATCTGCACAGAATTTACACATCACATTAATTTATTCATCAGTGCAACCAGGACCAAGATTTGCGGTAAACCAAGAACAAGCAAAGTAACGTACAAAATGCCATCAATATGCAATGCTGTTTTAAATACAACCTATGCTTTAACCTACAAATCCAGTCATGATCAAACTCTTCACAAGAAACCACTGCGTTGTTAGGGAATAATTACACATTCAGCTGAGAGCACCTGGTAATGAGTAAATACTCCCCCAGTGAAATCTACTCCACATTGGGGGATTCCTGTAAATACTAGCACCATTATACTGAGTTCTTGCTTAGTGACCTTTTTTCTACATACTGTTCCATGCACCGTAAACAGTTTCCTTATCTAAAGATTTGACTCCGTTGTGCGTATTTTACCTTCATCACAATAATTTATTCTTTTAACAGGCATACCCATGTTTGACTTCTTGGGGACTAACTTTTTCAGTGCATGTTTATGCTTCGGGTCCACAACTAGCCCCTGGTTGCAAGTCTGAACACTCTTTTCTAAATTTTCTGTTCTAACGGAgtgggcatggaacagcagcagcaatgcagcaacaaccaatgttcttctgtttcttggtgcagatgCTATCTTGGAGCAGCCTTAGTCATGACTCGAGCGACCGGCAGCACGTTCCCTGCCTGACATCGACTGAGCGCCCCGTATCGCCTCTTCGGCTGCCTGTACAGTTCAAGACCGACTCGCTACGAATGAGCGAATGTTGCCCGACGCCTCCGGAAGAAGCCATCGCCTTCAAGTGGTCTGCACCTTTGGCCGCGCAAGCCCCATCGTCACAGTCATCAAGTGTATCGCGCCCATTTAAGCACTGGCAATCACCGagcgccttcagtgggcatggaacagcagcagcaatgcagcaacgaccaatgttcttctgtttcttggtgcagatgCTATCTTGGAGCGGCCTTAGTCATGACTCGAGCGACCGGCAGCACGTTCCCTGCCTGACATCGACTGAGCGCCCCGTATCGCCTCTTCGGCTGCCTGTACAGTTCAAGCCCGACTCGCTACGAATGAGCGAATGTTGCCCAACGCCTCCGGAAGAAGCCATCGCCTTCAAGTGGTCTGCACCTTTGGCCGCGCAAGCCCCATCGTCACAGTCATCAAGTGTATCGCGCCCATTTAAGCACTGGCAATCACCGagcgccttcagtgggcatggaacagcagcagcaatgcagcaacgaccaatgttcttctgtttcttggtgcaggtcAGTTCATGTCCTTCTTTGCACTGTAAACGCACAAGTAATGTCAACCTGCTGCTTGTGCCTTGCCCAAGCGTACTCATGTGCATTGTCTGCGAATGTGTATATGTGCTGAAATTATTGCTCTTAGGTGGCGACATTGAACAGAACCCAGGGCCCCCTAAAAAAGATTCTAGCCAGTCCAATGATGACGTAGTCACTCTGTTAAAATCTTTAAACGAAAAAATTGACAAGAACCATAGCGAAATACTCTCCCAGCTCAATGAAGTTCGGCAAACACAAACAAAGCTTGAGCGTCAGATGGCCAGTATGAACGATAGGCTTGTTGCCGTCGAAGAAAAAGTAGCTGCCTCGCAAGCCTCCAGCGCCTTTGACATTACCCAGGAAGTGTCTGAGGCTGTACAGAATGAAGCAGAGGCGTTTCATAAACGACTCGACGACCTCGAAGACAGGTCACGACGCGATAATCTACTTTTTCACGGCCTCCCTGACACGCAAAACGAAACATGGGATGAATCTGAAAAGCTCGTGCGGGAAAAGCTCCTTTCTGAAATGGACCTTGAGCTACCCAGCGAGGCCATAGCacgcgcgcatcggctgggtaaattttcgaatgacaaatgccgtcctgtcataatcaagtttacgaattttaagatccgagaagccgtgtttactgaccaaagcaaaatgaaaaatgctggGCTAAAGGTTACGGAAGATTTCTGCTTGTCAACTCGCAACGCACGTAAAAAACTTTTTGACATTGGACAAGCAAGTGGAGAGAAGTACGCTATTCGTCAGAACAAATTGTTCATAAAGAATAAGTGTTACATCTACATTTCGGCATCAGATAGCATCTGTGAATATCATATCAATAACCAAGCATCCCCACGCAGCCCTGTTAGTAGTGCCTTGCCTGCCAATCTTTCTACCGCGTAGCTACCTGCTCGTGGTCATGAGCTTCCAAATGACATATGTGTTTTGTTCTCTAATATTCGTAGTGTTGTTAACAAGCGTGATGATCTGTGTACTATCATCGACACGTGCGATGCAGACATTCTGGTCCtcaccgaaacctggctgaaTTCAAATATTTCTAATGATGAAATACTAAACTGCGAAAAGGATTTCATTACTTAACGATGCGACCGTGGAGACAGAATAGGAGGTGGTGTTCTGATAGCGGTCGCTGATCATCtgcattcttcacacgtgtcacttgtttcttcactagaaattgtatgcgcctctatacgcattaatcatcgagacgtaatcttctgcgcatgctatcgccctccaaatgctccatcgtctttctgtagtgaacttcatgacgtgctcaatcgcattttagttaggtttccttcttcgccaatctttttacttggcgatttcaacatgccaaa containing:
- the LOC144110860 gene encoding uncharacterized protein LOC144110860; this translates as MLSWSSLSHDSSDRQHVPCLTSTERPVSPLRLPVQFKTDSLRMSECCPTPPEEAIAFKWSAPLAAQAPSSQSSSVSRPFKHWQSPSAFSGHGTAAAMQQRPMFFCFLVQMLSWSGLSHDSSDRQHVPCLTSTERPVSPLRLPVQFKPDSLRMSECCPTPPEEAIAFKWSAPLAAQAPSSQSSSVSRPFKHWQSPSAFSGHGTAAAMQQRPMFFCFLVQVSSCPSLHCKRTSNVNLLLVPCPSVLMCIVCECVYVLKLLLLGGDIEQNPGPPKKDSSQSNDDVVTLLKSLNEKIDKNHSEILSQLNEVRQTQTKLERQMASMNDRLVAVEEKVAASQASSAFDITQEVSEAVQNEAEAFHKRLDDLEDRSRRDNLLFHGLPDTQNETWDESEKLVREKLLSEMDLELPSEAIARAHRLGKFSNDKCRPVIIKFTNFKIREAVFTDQSKMKNAGLKVTEDFCLSTRNAHCLENGEEDDPASNFIECMSLVAPTSLEKNCHPAAHKEVDRLNYLKLEYLQTPTECLTAQPAFDTTSSVDSLIGTVFNPSSLGEGAP